In Oncorhynchus keta strain PuntledgeMale-10-30-2019 chromosome 19, Oket_V2, whole genome shotgun sequence, a single genomic region encodes these proteins:
- the LOC118398190 gene encoding proteasome subunit beta type-6-B like protein translates to MDSQIKGVSTGTTILAVTFNGGVIIGSDSRASIGGYYVSSKTINKLIQVHDRIFCCIAGSLADAQAVTKAAKFQISFHSIQMESPPLVKAAASVLKELCYNNKEELQAGFITAGWDRKKGPQVYTVALGGMLLSQPFTIGGSGSTYIYGYADAKYKPDMSKEECLQFATNALALAMGRDNVSGGVAHLVVITEEGVEHVVIPGDKLPKFHDE, encoded by the exons ATGGACTCTCAAATCAAAGGAGTTAGCACAGGC ACCACCATCTTGGCGGTGACGTTCAATGGAGGGGTTATCATTGGCTCAGATTCCAGGGCATCCATCGGAGG GTACTATGTGTCCTCTAAGACCATCAACAAGCTGATCCAGGTTCATGACAGGATATTCTGCTGCATCGCCGGCTCCCTGGCAGACGCTCAGGCCGTCACCAAGGCTGCCAAGTTCCAGATCTCCTTTCACAG TATTCAGATGGAGTCCCCTCCTCTGGTGAAGGCAGCAGCGTCCGTGTTGAAGGAGCTGTGCTACAACAACAAGGAGGAGCTGCAGGCTGGCTTCATCACTGCAGGCTGGGACAGGAAGAAAGGGCCACAG GTTTACACGGTGGCCTTGGGCGGTATGTTACTCAGTCAGCCGTTCACCATCGGAGGATCAGGGAGCACGTACATCTACGGTTACGCCGACGCCAAATACAAACCTGACATGAGCAAAGAGGAGTGCCTGCAGTTTGCTACAAATG CTCTGGCCCTAGCTATGGGCAGAGACAATGTCAGCGGAGGCGTGGCACACCTGGTAGTGATCACCGAGGAGGGGGTGGAGCATGTGGTCATCCCTGGAGACAAGCTACCCAAGTTCCACGATGAGTAG
- the LOC118398189 gene encoding proteasome subunit beta type-9, whose translation MLDESSEPGWLSEEVKTGTTIIAIEFDGGVVLGSDSRVSAGETVVNRVMNKLSLLHDKIYCALSGSAADAQTIAEMVNYQLDVHSIEVGEDPQVRSAATLVKNISYKYKEELSAHLIVAGWDKRGGGQVYVTLNGLLSRQPFAVGGSGSSYVYGFVDAEYRKAMSKEDCQQFVVNTLSLAMSRDGSSGGVAYLVTIDEKGAEEKCILGNELPTFYDQ comes from the exons ATGTTAGATGAATCATCAGAGCCAGGGTGGCTATCCGAAGAAGTCAAAACTGGG ACCACCATCATTGCTATTGAGTTTGATGGAGGTGTGGTGCTGGGCTCTGACTCTCGAGTGTCTGCTGG GGAGACTGTGGTGAACCGGGTGATGAACaagctctctctcctccatgacaAGATCTACTGCGCCCTGTCAGGCTCGGCTGCAGACGCCCAGACCATTGCTGAGATGGTCAACTACCAGCTGGATGTGCACAG CATTGAGGTTGGAGAGGATCCTCAAGTTCGTTCAGCTGCCACTCTGGTGAAAAACATCTCGTACAAGTACAAAGAAGAGCTGTCAGCACATCTCATTGTTGCCGGGTGGGacaagagaggagggggacag GTGTATGTGACCCTGAATGGGCTGTTGTCCAGACAACCCTTTGCGGTCGGCGGCTCCGGAAGCTCCTACGTCTATGGGTTTGTTGATGCAGAGTACCGGAAGGCCATGAGCAAAGAGGACTGCCAACAGTTTGTTGTCAACA cactTTCATTGGCTATGAGTCGAGATGGTTCCAGCGGAGGTGTGGCCTACCTTGTCACTATTGATGAAAAAGGTGCAGAGGAGAAATGCATCCTGGGCAACGAGTTGCCCACATTTTATGATCAGTGA
- the LOC118398186 gene encoding antigen peptide transporter 2-like, which produces MMLRTCVFAMAVGLCIDITTFCATGFGASISKTGPIRLDVFGNLVRLWVVAGIRLVILFGVSLLTLGSIKPVLKRWLAVHCFLAPVYETGQLMLHGSSPESTHGSLGGPSLWLLCTAAAAAAALFWEKTFPDSNEESNGKEKTQKARVLFMRVLYFYRPDTLLLVGAFIFLSLAVLCEMFIPFYTGKVIDILASQYKWNDFLTAIILMGLYSLGSSFSAGCRGGLFMCAINSFTSRMKVELFGALVMQEISFFETIKTGDITSRLSTDTTKMARAVALNVNVLLRTLTKIVGMLLLMMSLSWKLTLLMLMETPVTGLLQGVYDNYYLRLTKEVQDSMARANEAAGETVAGIRTVRSFNTERNEAGHYDHRLMDTHNLKTRRDTVRAVYVLLRRLTALVMQVAMLYYGRLFIQRGQMSTGNLVSFILYQSNLGTNIRTLIYIFGDMLNSVGAAGKVFEYLDREPQVSTKGTLQPETLTGHVHFHNLSFSYPTRQERKVLQGFSLELRPGQLTALVGPSGGGKSTCVSLLERFYQPQQGEILLDGQPLHSYQHHYLHRKVAMVGQEPVLFSGSIKDNIAYGLADCSLERVQEAARRANAHSFISQLEKGYDTDVGERGGQMSGGEKQRIAIARALIREPQVLILDEVTSALDTESEHMVQEALASCPSQTLLVIAHRLKTIERADQIILIDQGTVLEQGTHQELMDRKGGYYKLRERLFTEDDTSH; this is translated from the exons ATGATGCTTAGAACGTGCGTGTTCGCTATGGCTGTAGGTCTATGCATTGACATAACCACATTTTGCGCCACGGGTTTTGGCGCATCTATTTCCAAAACTGGACCAATACGTTTAGACGTTTTCGGAAATCTGGTGCGTCTATGGGTTGTGGCGGGGATTCGATTAGTTATACTATTTGGTGTATCGCTACTCACACTGGGATCGATTAAACCCGTATTGAAGCGCTGGTTAGCAGTGCACTGTTTCCTTGCCCCGGTCTACGAGACCGGGCAACTGATGCTGCATGGCAGTTCACCGGAGAGCACGCATGGATCGTTGGGGGGTCCAAGTTTGTGGCTATTGTGTACCGCGGCAGCAGCTGCAGCAGCCCTGTTTTGGGAGAAAACCTTCCCTGACAGCAACGAAGAAAGTAACGGGAAAGAGAAGACACAGAAGGCACGAGTGCTGTTCATGAGAGTCCTCTACTTCTACAGACCTGACACCCTCCTGTTGGTTGGAGCGTTTATATTCCTGTCACTGGCTGTCCTCT GTGAAATGTTCATCCCATTCTATACAGGAAAAGTGATTGACATCTTGGCTTCCCAGTACAAGTGGAATGACTTTCTCACAGCTATCATCCTCATGGGGCTCTACTCTTTGGGAAG CTCTTTCAGTGCCGGCTGTCGAGGAGGCCTCTTCATGTGTGCCATCAACAGCTTCACCTCTCGAATGAAAGTAGAGCTGTTTGGGGCCCTGGTGATGCAGGAGATCAGCTTCTTTGAGACCATCAAGACAG GTGACATCACGTCCAGGCTGTCCACAGACACCACTAAGATGGCCCGGGCGGTGGCCCTGAATGTCAACGTCCTACTGAGGACCCTCACTAAGATTGTGGGTATGCTGTTGCTCATGATGAGCCTGTCCTGGAAGCTCACTCTGCTCATGCTGATGGAGACGCCCGTCACCGGCCTGCTGCAAGGCGTCTATGACAACTATTACCTG AGGCTCACTAAGGAGGTGCAGGACTCCATGGCCAGGGCGAACGAGGCAGCGGGGGAAACAGTAGCAGGAATCCGGACCGTGCGAAGCTTTAACACAGAGCGGAATGAGGCTGGTCATTATGACCACAGGTTGATGGACACCCACAATCTCAAGACCAGGCGGGACACCGTCAGGGCAGTGTACGTGCTCCTGAGAAGA ctAACAGCGCTGGTAATGCAGGTGGCCATGCTGTACTATGGCAGACTGTTTATCCAGCGAGGTCAGATGAGCACTGGGAACCTGGTCTCTTTCATCCTCTACCAGTCTAACCTGGGAACCAACATCAGG ACTTTGATTTACATCTTTGGCGACATGCTGAACTCGGTGGGGGCGGCTGGTAAGGTGTTTGAGTATCTGGACAGAGAGCCCCAGGTCAGCACCAAGGGGACCCTCCAACCAGAGACCTTAACTGGACACGTCCACTTCCACAACCTCTCCTTCTCCTACCCCACCCGCCAGGAGCGCAAAGTACTGCAG GGCTTCTCTCTGGAGCTGAGGCCGGGTCAGCTGACTGCTTTGGTGGGGCCGTCAGGAGGGGGGAAGAGCACCTGTGTTAGTCTGCTGGAGAGGTTCTATCAGCCTCAGCAGGGAGAGATCCTATTGGATGGACAACCACTGCACAGCTACCAACACCACTACCTACACAGGAAG GTGGCCATGGTGGGCCAGGAACCTGTTCTGTTCTCTGGGTCCATCAAGGACAACATTGCCTACGGCCTGGCAGATTGCTCTTTGGAGAGGGTGCAGGAAGCTGCTCGCAGAGCCAACGCCCACAGCTTCATCAGCCAACTGGAGAAGGGTTATGACACAG ATGTAGGAGAGCGGGGTGGTCAGATGTCCGGTGGTGAGAAGCAGCGTATTGCCATCGCCAGAGCTCTGATCAGAGAGCCACAGGTCCTCATCCTGGACGAGGTCACCAGTGCACTGGACACTGAGAGCGAACACATG GTCCAGGAGGCCCTGGCTAGCTGCCCCTCCCAGACCCTGCTGGTGATCGCTCACAGGCTGAAGACCATCGAGAGGGCAGATCAGATCATTCTGATTGACCAAGGAACCGTCCTGGAGCAGGGCACTCACCAGGAGTTGATGGACAGGAAGGGGGGCTACTACAAACTAAGAGAGAGACTCTTCACAGAAGACGACACGTCACATTGA
- the LOC118398187 gene encoding proteasome subunit beta type-7, translating to MALSNVVETPASGFNFENVSRNVALEGLLEGGHTKAPKPMKTGTTIAGVVCKDGVVLGADTRATSGEVVADKMCAKIHYISPNMYCCGAGTAADTEKTTDLLSSNLTIFSMNSGRNPRVVMAVNILQDMLFRYRGQIGASLILGGVDCTGNHLYTVGPYGSIDNVPYVAMGSGDLAALGILEDRFKPNMELEEAKELVRDAIHSGIMSDLGSGNNIDICVITKQGVDYIRPYQESEYKDKRQRRYKYRPGTTSILTEKIVPLELEVVQETVQRMDTA from the exons ATGGCGCTATCAAATGTTGTCGAAACACCTGCATCGGGATTTAATTTTGAGAACGTCTCCAG AAATGTTGCTCTGGAGGGTCTGCTTGAGGGAGGACATACCAAGGCACCTAAGCCTATGAAGACAGGGACCACCATAGCTGGAGTAGTGTGCAAG GATGGAGTGGTTCTGGGAGCAGACACGCGGGCCACCTCAGGTGAAGTGGTGGCTGATAAGATGTGTGCCAAGATCCACTACATCTCCCCCAATATGTA ctgCTGTGGTGCAGGAACTGCAGCGGATACAGAGAAGACCACCGACCTGCTGTCCTCCAACCTCACCATCTTTTCTATGAACAGTGGCAGGAACCCACGAGTCGTGATGGCAGTAAACATATTACAGGACATgctgttcag GTACCGGGGCCAGATAGGGGCCAGTCTAATCCTCGGAGGGGTGGACTGCACCGGTAATCACCTCTACACAGTGGGGCCCTATGGGAGCATAGACAATGTGCCATACGTTGCAATGG GGTCTGGTGACTTGGCCGCTCTGGGGATTCTGGAGGATAGATTCAAACCTAATATGGAG TTAGAAGAGGCTAAGGAGTTGGTCCGGGATGCCATCCACTCTGGCATCATGAGTGACCTGGGCTCAGGCAACAACATAGATATCTGTGTCATCACTAAACAGGGGGTGGACTACATCAGGCCGTACCAGGAGTCAGAGTACAAAGACAAGAG GCAGAGAAGATACAAGTATCGCCCAGGTACAACGTCTATTTTGACAGAGAAAATAGTCCCTCTGGAGCTGGAGGTAGTGCAGGAGACAGTCCAGCGGATGGATACCGCCTGA
- the LOC118398188 gene encoding proteasome subunit beta type-8 — MALFDVSGYKSHAGLRGQILGTGVGHLVDRTNQEFAVPVGVDPSGFLKSCSREGGVSIDLNHGTTTLAFKFRHGVIVAVDSRASAGSYIASKEANKVIEINPYLLGTMSGSAADCQYWERLLAKECRLYKLRNKQRISVSAASKLLCNMMLGYRGMGLSMGSMIVGWDNKGPGLYYVDDNATRLSGRMFSTGCGSSYAYGVMDSGYREDMTVEEAYELGRRGITHATHRDAYSGGVVNLYHMQEDGWVKVCKEDVSELIHRYRKGMF; from the exons ATGGCACTTTTCGACGTAAGTGGTTATAAATCGCACGCGGGACTTCGTGGGCAGATTCTTGGAACAGGAGTAGGGCATCTTGTTGACCGAACGAATCAGGAATTTGCTGTCCCAGTTGGAGTGGAT CCTTCAGGGTTCCTGAAGTCATGCAGCCGTGAAGGTGGTGTATCCATTGATCTGAACCACGGAACAACTACACTGGCTTTCAAATTTCGCCATGGCGTCATTGTGGCTGTGGACTCCAGGGCCTCAGCTGGCAGCTACATTG CGTCGAAGGAGGCTAACAAGGTGATAGAGATCAACCCTTACCTGCTGGGGACCATGTCTGGTAGTGCTGCTGACTGCCAGTACTGGGAGAGACTGCTGGCTAAGGAGTGCAG GCTGTACAAACTGAGGAACAAGCAGAGGATCTCAGTATCTGCAGCCTCCAAGCTGCTGTGTAACATGATGCTGGGATACAGAGGCATGGGCCTCTCCATGGGCAGCATGATCGTTGGCTGGGACAACAAG GGCCCTGGTTTGTACTACGTGGATGATAACGCCACACGTCTCTCTGGTCGTATGTTCTCTACTGGTTGTGGTAGCAGCTATGCGTACGGAGTGATGGACAGCGGCTACCGCGAGGACATGACGGTAGAGGAGGCTTACGAGCTGGGCCGCCGTGGCATCACCCACGCCACGCACAGAGACGCCTACTCTGGAGGAGTGGTCAACC TGTACCACATGCAGGAGGACGGCTGGGTAAAGGTGTGTAAGGAGGACGTATCCGAACTGATCCACCGCTATAGGAAGGGCATGTTCTGA